The following are from one region of the Bacteroidota bacterium genome:
- a CDS encoding acetyl-CoA carboxylase biotin carboxylase subunit gives MKKILVANRGEIALRVMKTARRMGIQTVAIYSEADAHSPHVAYADEAYCIGPAPSRDSYLRGDDILALCKKTGADALHPGYGFLSENAAFRTACQAAGITFIGPSAESMQLMGSKIASKQAVQAYGVPLVPGMAEPITDVAAARQIAREIGFPVLIKASAGGGGKGMRIVENEAEFEAQMQGAVHEAESAFGDGAVFIEKYALGPRHIEIQVLADQQGNTVYLFERECSVQRRHQKVVEEAPSAILTPEMRKAMGEAAVNVCKACSYTNAGTVEFLVDADRKFYFLEMNTRLQVEHPVTEMITGLDLVEWQIRIARGERLPFGQEDLHIQGHSIEVRVYAEDPRNQFLPDIGTLAVYRAPEGAGIRVDDGYAEGMDIPIYYDPMLSKLIVHAADRGTAIAKMIEAIRRYEIVGVETTLDFCRFVLQHEAFVSGQFDTGFVGQYYRPELLAEPPTAAEAAVAASAAPALLAAHDAGNPWPVPALAEEGDHHYSAWRSRRT, from the coding sequence ATGAAAAAGATACTGGTAGCCAACCGCGGCGAGATAGCCCTGCGGGTAATGAAGACCGCCCGCCGCATGGGCATACAAACGGTAGCCATCTACAGCGAGGCCGATGCCCACAGCCCGCACGTAGCCTATGCCGACGAGGCCTACTGCATAGGCCCAGCCCCCAGCCGAGACAGCTACCTGCGGGGGGACGACATCCTGGCCCTGTGCAAAAAAACAGGGGCCGATGCCCTGCACCCCGGCTACGGCTTCCTGAGCGAGAATGCAGCCTTTCGCACTGCCTGCCAGGCGGCGGGCATCACCTTTATAGGCCCTAGCGCAGAGAGTATGCAGCTGATGGGCAGCAAAATAGCCAGCAAGCAGGCTGTACAGGCCTATGGGGTGCCCCTGGTGCCCGGCATGGCCGAGCCCATAACCGATGTGGCTGCTGCCCGGCAGATAGCCCGAGAAATTGGCTTCCCGGTGCTTATAAAGGCCAGTGCCGGCGGGGGCGGAAAGGGCATGCGCATTGTAGAAAACGAGGCCGAGTTTGAGGCCCAGATGCAGGGGGCCGTGCACGAGGCCGAGAGCGCCTTTGGAGACGGTGCCGTGTTTATCGAAAAATACGCCCTGGGCCCCCGCCACATCGAGATACAAGTGCTGGCCGACCAGCAGGGCAATACGGTGTACCTCTTTGAGCGAGAGTGTAGCGTGCAGCGCCGCCACCAGAAGGTGGTGGAAGAGGCACCCAGTGCCATCCTGACTCCCGAGATGCGCAAGGCTATGGGCGAGGCCGCAGTGAATGTATGCAAGGCCTGTAGCTATACCAATGCCGGCACGGTAGAGTTTCTGGTAGATGCCGACCGGAAATTCTATTTCCTGGAGATGAACACCCGCCTGCAGGTAGAGCACCCGGTAACGGAGATGATTACAGGCCTGGACCTGGTGGAATGGCAGATACGCATTGCCCGGGGCGAGCGGCTGCCCTTCGGGCAGGAAGACCTGCATATACAGGGCCACAGCATTGAGGTACGGGTGTATGCCGAGGACCCACGCAATCAGTTCCTGCCCGATATTGGCACTCTGGCTGTATACCGGGCACCCGAGGGGGCGGGCATACGCGTAGACGATGGCTATGCCGAGGGGATGGACATCCCCATCTACTATGACCCTATGCTGAGCAAGCTGATTGTACACGCTGCGGATAGAGGCACCGCCATTGCAAAAATGATCGAGGCCATCCGCCGATACGAGATTGTAGGGGTGGAGACCACCCTGGATTTTTGCCGCTTTGTGCTACAGCACGAGGCCTTTGTCAGCGGCCAGTTCGATACCGGCTTTGTGGGCCAGTACTACCGGCCCGAGCTGCTGGCAGAGCCCCCCACGGCTGCTGAGGCTGCCGTGGCAGCCAGTGCCGCCCCGGCCCTGCTGGCCGCGCACGATGCCGGAAACCCCTGGCCGGTACCCGCCCTGGCCGAGGAGGGGGATCACCACTACAGCGCATGGCGTAGCCGCCGCACCTAG